A segment of the Bacteroidales bacterium genome:
GTATAGCTTAGGTCGTTTGAATGGTATAGCACAAACTATTCCCAATCAAGCTATTTTAATTAATACATTACCACTCTTAGAAGCAAAAGAAAGTTCTGCAATTGAGAATATCATTACTACGCATGATGAATTATACAAAGAATCTTTATTTGAAAATATTATTTCTAATCCAGCTGTTAAAGAAATACAAAATTATAATATTGCAATAAAAGAAGGTTTTAAAATTGTTACTAATAATCAATTTTTATCAATCAATCATATTATAGAATTACAATCTTTAATTGTTAAAAACAAGGCAGGTATAAGAAAACTACCTGGCACAGTTTTAAAGAATGAGCAAACTGGTCAAATTGTATATACACCACCACAGGATTATAATGAAATAATGTTATTACTCGACAATCTTGAAAAATTCATAAACGATGATACCTTCTTTGATGCCGAACTTTTAGTTAAAATGGCTCTAATCCATTATCAATTTGAATCAATTCATCCTTTTTATGATGGAAATGGAAGGATAGGAAGAATCATAAATGTGTTGTATCTGATTTTGAAAGGTTTGTTAAATCTTCCAATTTTAT
Coding sequences within it:
- a CDS encoding Fic family protein, which encodes MNKKLAKLPPVINVETANILKHNSRAMYSLGRLNGIAQTIPNQAILINTLPLLEAKESSAIENIITTHDELYKESLFENIISNPAVKEIQNYNIAIKEGFKIVTNNQFLSINHIIELQSLIVKNKAGIRKLPGTVLKNEQTGQIVYTPPQDYNEIMLLLDNLEKFINDDTFFDAELLVKMALIHYQFESIHPFYDGNGRIGRIINVLYLILKGLLNLPILYLSRYIIKNKTDYYRLLQEVRENNSWEDWIVFILKGVEETSEFTIKLIENIKTLMQEYKHKIRNNFNFYSQDLLNNLFSHPYTK